Below is a window of Allomuricauda ruestringensis DSM 13258 DNA.
TTTGTTATCAGTTTTGATATTGAAAGTGGTCTCATAGCTTTTCTTTTTCATTAGGACTTCGTCCTCACATAAATCAAGTTTCCATTGCCCTTTGGATTTTTTCTGGAGCCAATTTCAATTTGGTTCAAGGATTTGACCAAAGGGGTCAATTTTCGGAACCCGTAGTTCCTGGCATCAAAATTGGGTTGTTTTTTTTGCAAGAGTGTGCCAACTTCACCTAAAAAGGCCCACCCTTCCTCATCCTCTACATCTGCAATGGTAGTTAGGATGAGGTCTATCACCTTGGGGGTGATCTTATCTATTTTACTCTTATTATTTTTTTCCGTGTCATTGGCATCGCCTACAGGGGCTTTGTGTAATATTTCAAGGTATATGAACTTATCACAGGACACTATAAAAGGATCCGGGGTCTTTCGTTCTCCAATTCCAAAAACT
It encodes the following:
- a CDS encoding NYN domain-containing protein, producing MDKDLSLAVLIDGDNIPSKYVKEMLEEIAKYGNPSIKRIYGDWTKPSLVKWKDVLLKNAITPVQQYGYTTGKNATDSAMIIDAMDILYTGKVNGFALVSSDSDFTRLAIRLREAGMTVFGIGERKTPDPFIVSCDKFIYLEILHKAPVGDANDTEKNNKSKIDKITPKVIDLILTTIADVEDEEGWAFLGEVGTLLQKKQPNFDARNYGFRKLTPLVKSLNQIEIGSRKNPKGNGNLIYVRTKS